Proteins from a single region of Starkeya sp. ORNL1:
- a CDS encoding DMT family transporter: protein MESTAARPVDTPLRSNPGAIAALLLTPLFFAVNLVLARASVATISPWTLAFWRWLFAVAILLPFAAAAMVRHRVILREQWKQLLILGGLLTVICGGNVYAALQYTTATNATLIYTTSTIMVVVLDAMLARRRLPAGQIIGAVAGFIGIALITLHGELHRLADLSFNMGDLSVFLAALAWAIYSLMVRKGPLVQIGAVPAFAAIAIAGTLMLVPPMLWESAHGGHSPAGLHAWLAVLALAVFPSVLALIMFQYCVKVAGAPVTAMFLYLLPIYGILMAVALLGEELHPYHGVGFVLVLGGVVLATRPAR from the coding sequence ATGGAAAGCACCGCCGCACGCCCCGTCGACACTCCGCTTCGATCCAATCCCGGCGCGATCGCTGCGTTGCTGCTGACGCCGCTGTTCTTCGCCGTAAATTTGGTGCTGGCGCGCGCTTCGGTAGCGACCATCTCTCCCTGGACGCTGGCGTTCTGGCGGTGGTTGTTCGCGGTGGCGATCCTCCTGCCCTTCGCCGCCGCCGCCATGGTTCGCCACCGCGTCATCCTGCGGGAGCAGTGGAAGCAACTCCTGATCCTCGGCGGCCTGCTCACCGTGATTTGCGGCGGCAACGTCTATGCCGCCCTGCAATACACCACGGCCACGAATGCGACGCTGATCTACACCACCTCGACCATCATGGTGGTGGTGCTGGACGCCATGCTGGCCCGCCGGCGGCTGCCGGCCGGACAGATCATCGGCGCAGTTGCCGGCTTCATCGGCATTGCACTCATTACGCTCCACGGCGAGTTGCATCGGCTGGCCGATCTGAGCTTCAATATGGGCGACCTCAGTGTTTTCCTGGCCGCGCTGGCCTGGGCGATCTATTCGCTGATGGTGCGCAAGGGGCCACTGGTGCAGATCGGCGCGGTGCCGGCCTTCGCTGCGATCGCCATCGCCGGCACGCTCATGCTGGTGCCCCCGATGCTGTGGGAAAGTGCGCATGGCGGCCACTCGCCCGCCGGACTGCACGCCTGGCTCGCTGTGCTGGCGCTCGCCGTCTTCCCGTCGGTGCTGGCGCTGATCATGTTCCAATATTGCGTGAAGGTAGCGGGTGCGCCGGTGACGGCGATGTTCCTTTATCTGCTGCCAATCTACGGAATACTGATGGCGGTCGCCCTGCTGGGCGAGGAGTTGCACCCTTATCATGGCGTCGGCTTCGTGCTGGTCCTGGGCGGCGTGGTGCTGGCGACGCGTCCGGCGCGTTGA
- a CDS encoding beta-1,6-glucan synthase, whose product MRLPLALAALVIAAIGAVWAWLGHPVPAPASPLAAGDKLPCVSYAPFRPGQSPFMAGLMIPAWQIDEDFERLAKITKCVRTYSTEMGLSAAPGLARKHGLTMLQGIWLGGEKEKNAVEIREAVKAANENTDVITSVIVGNEVLLRGEMSAIDLAATIRDVKGQVKVPVTYADVWEFWERNRDLANAVDFVTIHILPFWEDVPVSADKAVAHIDAIRSHMGEVFAGRDILIGETGWPSAGRMREGAEPSPSNQAEVIQELLALAVQKNYRVNVIEAFDQPWKRALEGTVGGHWGFLDAYSRDFKFAWGQPVSNHPAWIVQALGGMALALAVFGAAWWTQRRNTGEPLSGGEWGAVAGIALFAGLTIGRAVAAAPVESLGFGGWLRSIVMLALGLAAPLLAAAGVAARARMVALSTFLDPAQWRTSSRIELALAGALGVSVVLATQIALGLVFDPRYKDFQFSGLTPIIAAFAFYAFAAPGGIAREDRHAEWIAAIVLAVSGVYIALNETLANWQGLWTGALLVLFGLTLWRSAAGAQTKR is encoded by the coding sequence ATGCGCCTGCCACTCGCGCTCGCCGCACTTGTCATCGCGGCGATCGGTGCCGTCTGGGCATGGCTCGGCCACCCGGTTCCCGCTCCGGCTTCGCCGCTCGCCGCCGGCGACAAGCTGCCCTGCGTCTCCTATGCGCCGTTCCGTCCCGGCCAGTCGCCCTTCATGGCGGGGCTGATGATCCCGGCCTGGCAGATCGACGAGGATTTCGAGCGGCTCGCCAAGATCACCAAATGCGTGCGCACCTATTCCACCGAGATGGGGCTCTCCGCCGCGCCAGGTCTCGCCCGCAAGCACGGCCTCACCATGCTGCAGGGCATCTGGCTCGGCGGCGAGAAGGAGAAGAACGCCGTCGAGATCCGCGAGGCGGTGAAGGCGGCGAACGAGAACACTGACGTCATCACATCCGTCATCGTCGGCAATGAAGTGCTGCTGCGCGGCGAGATGTCGGCTATCGACCTTGCCGCCACCATCCGGGACGTCAAGGGGCAGGTGAAGGTCCCGGTCACCTATGCCGACGTCTGGGAATTCTGGGAGCGCAATCGCGATCTCGCCAACGCGGTTGATTTCGTCACCATCCATATATTGCCGTTCTGGGAAGACGTGCCGGTCTCCGCCGACAAGGCGGTCGCCCATATCGACGCCATCCGCTCGCACATGGGCGAGGTGTTCGCCGGGCGCGACATACTGATCGGCGAGACCGGCTGGCCGAGTGCCGGGCGGATGCGCGAAGGTGCCGAGCCGTCACCCTCGAACCAGGCCGAGGTCATCCAGGAACTGCTCGCGCTGGCGGTGCAGAAGAATTACCGGGTGAACGTCATCGAGGCGTTCGACCAGCCGTGGAAGCGGGCGCTGGAAGGCACGGTCGGCGGCCATTGGGGCTTCCTCGACGCCTATTCGCGCGACTTCAAGTTCGCCTGGGGCCAGCCGGTCTCCAACCATCCGGCCTGGATCGTCCAGGCGCTGGGCGGCATGGCGCTGGCGCTCGCCGTATTCGGCGCAGCCTGGTGGACGCAGCGCCGCAATACGGGCGAGCCGCTGAGCGGCGGCGAATGGGGCGCGGTCGCCGGCATCGCGCTCTTCGCCGGTCTCACCATCGGGCGTGCGGTTGCGGCGGCGCCAGTCGAGAGCCTCGGCTTCGGCGGCTGGCTGCGCAGCATCGTCATGCTGGCGCTCGGGCTCGCTGCGCCGCTGCTGGCGGCGGCGGGCGTCGCGGCGCGGGCGCGCATGGTCGCGCTCTCGACCTTCCTCGATCCGGCGCAATGGCGCACCTCGTCCCGCATCGAGCTGGCACTCGCCGGCGCGCTGGGGGTGAGCGTGGTGCTGGCGACGCAGATCGCGCTCGGGCTGGTGTTCGACCCGCGCTACAAGGACTTCCAGTTCTCCGGCCTGACCCCGATCATTGCCGCCTTTGCCTTCTACGCCTTTGCGGCGCCGGGCGGCATTGCTCGCGAGGACCGCCATGCGGAATGGATCGCCGCCATCGTCCTGGCCGTCTCGGGTGTCTATATTGCGCTGAACGAGACCCTGGCCAATTGGCAGGGCCTGTGGACCGGCGCGCTGCTTGTGCTGTTCGGCCTCACTCTGTGGCGGAGTGCTGCGGGCGCGCAAACGAAACGATGA
- a CDS encoding glycosyltransferase — protein sequence MRPAVRVAAAVVAVVTSVHAFVWLAMRQEVSAPAVPDRFASFSFAPYGRGTNPDKGQATTEAQIRADVEAVAPYTRAVRTYASTGGLELVPKIAAEKGLKVTVGAWIDKDETRNAHEIANAVDAARKNSNVIGMVVGNESILRAEKTPAELIDIIRKVKQQTNVPVTTGETWDVWLDHPELVSAVDYIAAHILPYWEGVPADQVVDRTIGIYDRLRAAYPGKRIVIAEFGWPSAGYNRDAAVPGELLQANVIRTFAARADGLGIDYNIVEAFDAPWKSFEGSVGQYWGVMDADRQLKFPLSGPITPSNYMPTALLAVLLGFAFCVPIFRMQRLTVAQTAVMSGAACLVGAWLATVTDHWLTHYVMGGNKVTFVASVVLLVPLVIVMLYRVEELATVAFGRTPRRLLTGATPGLPTRTPKVSIHIPAYKEPPEMLKQTLDGVARLNYPNLECIVIINNTPDPAFWEPIEAHCAALGDRFKFLNLPKIAGFKAGALRIAMQHTAPDAEIIGIIDADYVVSPEWLKDLVPAFEDPTVGIVQAPQDHRDAEKSLMHEAMNAEYAGFFDIGMVQRNEHDAIVVHGTMCLMRRAAMVEAGDWSSETICEDTDLGLSIIERGWKSHYTNTRYGWGLLPDDFASFKKQRHRWAYGGMQIVRKHWRRLLPNASRLTSAQRREFAIGWMSWLGSESIGALVAILSLAWVPFVLGLGIAVPQRILTLPILFCFGIYVLHFMAMYRMRVATTPVRMLGAAFAAMAVQFTVAKAVYDGFRYKDLAFARTAKGSWLANAARAFPALPEAIIGSGLLLSAVGLHMTNWHAVVEIDLFAFALAVQGLPFLAAALIGWLEGSTLNSPATWVALRARVAAFLPIRTGTRPPAIAE from the coding sequence ATGCGCCCCGCTGTTCGTGTCGCCGCCGCCGTGGTCGCGGTAGTCACGTCCGTGCATGCTTTCGTCTGGCTTGCGATGCGCCAAGAAGTCTCGGCGCCGGCTGTTCCCGACCGCTTCGCCAGCTTCTCATTCGCGCCTTACGGGCGCGGAACCAATCCGGACAAGGGTCAGGCCACCACCGAGGCGCAGATCCGCGCCGACGTCGAGGCGGTCGCGCCCTATACGCGCGCCGTGCGCACCTACGCCTCCACCGGCGGACTAGAGCTGGTGCCGAAGATCGCGGCCGAGAAGGGCCTGAAGGTCACGGTCGGCGCCTGGATCGACAAGGACGAGACCCGCAACGCGCACGAGATCGCCAACGCGGTCGATGCCGCGCGCAAGAATTCCAACGTCATCGGCATGGTGGTCGGCAACGAGTCGATCCTGCGCGCGGAGAAGACCCCGGCCGAGCTGATCGATATCATCCGCAAGGTGAAGCAGCAGACCAATGTCCCGGTCACCACGGGTGAAACCTGGGACGTCTGGCTGGACCATCCGGAACTGGTTTCCGCCGTCGACTATATCGCCGCGCACATTCTGCCCTATTGGGAAGGCGTACCCGCCGACCAGGTGGTGGATCGCACCATCGGCATCTATGACCGGCTGCGCGCCGCCTATCCCGGCAAGCGCATCGTCATCGCCGAGTTCGGCTGGCCGAGCGCGGGCTATAACCGCGACGCCGCGGTGCCGGGCGAGTTGCTGCAGGCCAATGTCATCCGCACCTTCGCCGCGCGGGCGGACGGGCTCGGCATCGACTACAACATCGTCGAGGCGTTCGACGCGCCGTGGAAGAGCTTTGAAGGCAGCGTCGGCCAGTATTGGGGCGTGATGGATGCCGACCGGCAGCTGAAATTCCCGCTCTCCGGCCCGATCACCCCGTCCAACTACATGCCGACCGCCCTGCTCGCGGTGCTGCTCGGCTTCGCCTTCTGCGTGCCGATCTTCCGGATGCAGCGCCTCACCGTGGCCCAGACCGCGGTCATGTCGGGTGCGGCCTGCCTGGTCGGCGCGTGGCTTGCCACCGTCACCGACCATTGGCTGACGCACTACGTCATGGGCGGCAACAAGGTGACCTTCGTCGCCAGCGTCGTGCTGCTGGTGCCGCTCGTCATCGTCATGCTCTATCGCGTCGAGGAACTCGCCACTGTCGCCTTCGGCCGCACGCCGCGCCGACTGCTTACCGGCGCGACCCCCGGCCTGCCGACCCGTACGCCCAAAGTGTCGATCCACATCCCGGCTTATAAAGAGCCGCCGGAGATGCTGAAGCAGACGCTCGACGGCGTGGCGCGGCTGAACTACCCGAACCTCGAATGCATCGTCATCATCAACAACACGCCGGATCCCGCCTTCTGGGAACCGATCGAGGCGCACTGCGCCGCGCTGGGTGACCGCTTCAAGTTCCTGAACCTGCCGAAGATCGCGGGCTTCAAGGCCGGCGCGCTGCGCATCGCCATGCAGCACACGGCGCCCGACGCCGAGATCATCGGCATCATCGACGCCGACTATGTGGTGAGCCCGGAATGGCTGAAGGACCTGGTCCCGGCCTTCGAGGACCCGACGGTCGGCATCGTGCAGGCGCCGCAGGACCATCGCGACGCCGAGAAGAGCCTGATGCACGAGGCGATGAACGCTGAGTATGCCGGCTTCTTCGACATCGGCATGGTCCAGCGCAACGAGCATGACGCCATCGTCGTGCACGGCACCATGTGCCTGATGCGCCGCGCCGCCATGGTGGAGGCCGGCGACTGGTCGAGCGAGACGATCTGCGAGGACACCGACCTCGGCCTCTCGATCATCGAGCGCGGCTGGAAGAGCCACTACACCAATACGCGCTATGGCTGGGGCCTGCTGCCGGACGACTTCGCCTCGTTCAAGAAGCAGCGCCATCGCTGGGCCTATGGCGGCATGCAGATCGTGCGCAAGCACTGGCGCCGCCTGCTGCCCAACGCCTCGCGCCTCACCTCGGCGCAGCGCCGCGAGTTCGCCATCGGCTGGATGAGCTGGCTCGGCTCGGAAAGCATCGGCGCGCTGGTGGCCATTCTCAGCCTCGCCTGGGTGCCGTTCGTGCTCGGCCTCGGCATCGCGGTGCCGCAGCGCATCCTGACCCTGCCGATCCTATTCTGCTTCGGCATCTATGTACTGCACTTCATGGCCATGTACCGCATGCGTGTCGCCACGACGCCGGTGCGCATGCTCGGCGCGGCCTTCGCGGCGATGGCAGTGCAGTTCACGGTGGCGAAGGCGGTCTATGACGGCTTCCGCTACAAGGACCTCGCCTTCGCCCGCACCGCCAAGGGCAGCTGGCTCGCCAACGCCGCCCGCGCCTTCCCGGCGCTGCCGGAAGCGATCATCGGCTCGGGCCTGCTGCTCTCCGCCGTCGGCCTGCACATGACCAACTGGCATGCGGTGGTGGAGATCGACCTTTTCGCCTTCGCGCTCGCGGTGCAGGGGCTGCCGTTCCTGGCGGCGGCGCTGATCGGCTGGCTGGAGGGCTCGACGCTCAACAGCCCGGCTACCTGGGTCGCCCTGCGCGCCCGCGTCGCCGCGTTCCTGCCGATCCGCACCGGCACCCGCCCGCCGGCGATCGCGGAATAG
- a CDS encoding VOC family protein, giving the protein MARGLDHIVHAVKDLEAAGELYDMLGFTVGTRNRHPWGTHNRIVQFPGFFLELLEVAEPEAIPPHEDEVFSFGAFNRDFLAEVGPGLSMLVLESKDPAADKAAFDAAGSGGFKLFDFARTGRRPDGSDVEVAFTLAFARDPAAPHAGFFTSLQKLPDNFWAPDLQRHMNGVTGIAGAVLTADEPEAHLAFLKAFTGADFRRATNGWHLAQTPRGTIELMSRELFAQRFGAAPAADAGLRIGAVRFAVKDIAVTRKRLASSRMTAEEIEGVIVIGPKAALGATLVFEPEA; this is encoded by the coding sequence ATGGCCCGGGGTCTCGACCACATCGTCCACGCCGTGAAGGACTTAGAGGCCGCCGGCGAACTCTACGACATGCTCGGCTTCACGGTGGGCACGCGGAACCGGCATCCCTGGGGCACGCACAACCGCATCGTCCAGTTCCCCGGCTTCTTCCTGGAGTTGCTGGAGGTCGCCGAGCCGGAGGCGATCCCGCCGCACGAGGATGAAGTCTTCTCCTTCGGCGCCTTCAATCGCGATTTCCTGGCCGAGGTCGGGCCGGGCCTCTCGATGCTGGTGCTGGAGAGCAAGGACCCGGCGGCGGACAAGGCGGCGTTCGATGCAGCCGGCTCTGGTGGCTTCAAGCTGTTCGACTTTGCCCGCACCGGGCGCCGGCCGGACGGCAGCGATGTCGAGGTCGCCTTCACGCTGGCCTTCGCCCGCGATCCGGCGGCGCCCCATGCCGGCTTCTTCACCAGCCTGCAGAAGCTGCCGGACAATTTCTGGGCGCCCGATCTCCAGCGCCACATGAACGGCGTGACCGGCATTGCCGGCGCGGTGCTCACCGCCGACGAGCCGGAAGCACATCTCGCTTTCCTCAAGGCCTTCACCGGCGCCGACTTCCGCCGTGCCACCAATGGCTGGCACTTGGCGCAGACGCCGCGCGGCACCATCGAACTGATGAGCCGCGAATTGTTCGCGCAGCGCTTCGGAGCGGCGCCGGCGGCAGATGCCGGTTTGCGCATCGGCGCGGTGCGCTTCGCGGTGAAGGATATCGCCGTCACCCGCAAGCGCCTCGCCTCAAGCCGCATGACGGCGGAGGAGATCGAGGGCGTCATCGTCATCGGCCCCAAGGCCGCGCTCGGCGCGACGCTGGTGTTCGAGCCGGAGGCTTAG
- a CDS encoding CTP synthase — protein MARYIFITGGVVSSLGKGLASAALGALLQARGYKTRLRKLDPYLNVDPGTMSPYQHGEVFVTDDGAETDLDLGHYERFTGRPATRADNVTTGRIYQDILAKERRGDYLGATVQVIPHVTNAIKDFILSGNEGYDFVLVEIGGTVGDIEAMPFLETIRQIGNELPRKHCIYIHLTLLPFIPSAGELKTKPTQHSVKELRSIGIQPDILLCRTDRAIPQEERRKLGLFCNVRESAVIEARDADNIYAVPSAYHDAGLDTEVLAAFGIEPAPEPDLTRWKRIEGGIRNPEGTVTIAVVGKYTGLKDAYKSLIEALAHGGIANNVRVNLDWIESEIFEREDPAPFLEHVHGILVPGGFGQRGAEGKIRAAQFARERRVPYFGICFGMQMAVIEATRNLAGVPAANSTEFGPTEEPVVGLLTEWLRGNELERRGLNDNLGGTMRLGAYPAHLAEGSRVSEVYHSTDISERHRHRYEVNLAYRDRLEACGMRFSGMSPDGLLPEIIEYPDHPWFIGVQFHPELKSRPFAPHPLFASFVGAAVVQSRLF, from the coding sequence ATGGCGCGCTACATTTTCATCACCGGCGGCGTCGTGTCCTCGCTCGGCAAGGGCCTAGCATCGGCTGCGCTCGGCGCGCTGTTGCAGGCTCGGGGCTACAAGACCCGGCTGCGCAAGCTCGACCCCTATCTGAACGTCGATCCGGGCACCATGAGCCCGTATCAGCACGGCGAAGTCTTTGTCACTGATGACGGCGCCGAGACCGACCTCGATCTCGGCCATTATGAGCGCTTCACCGGCCGGCCGGCGACGCGGGCCGACAATGTCACCACCGGCCGCATCTATCAGGACATCCTCGCCAAGGAGCGGCGCGGCGACTATCTCGGCGCCACCGTCCAGGTGATCCCGCACGTCACCAACGCCATCAAGGACTTCATCCTCTCCGGCAATGAGGGGTATGATTTCGTGCTGGTGGAGATCGGCGGCACGGTCGGCGACATCGAGGCGATGCCGTTCCTCGAGACCATCCGCCAGATCGGCAACGAGCTGCCGCGCAAGCATTGCATCTATATTCACCTGACGCTGCTGCCCTTCATCCCCTCCGCGGGCGAGCTCAAGACCAAGCCGACCCAGCATTCGGTGAAGGAGCTGCGCTCCATCGGCATCCAGCCGGACATCCTGCTCTGCCGTACCGACCGCGCCATTCCGCAGGAAGAGCGCCGCAAGCTCGGCCTGTTCTGCAATGTGCGCGAGAGCGCGGTGATCGAGGCGCGCGACGCCGACAATATCTACGCCGTGCCCTCCGCCTATCATGATGCCGGGCTCGACACCGAGGTGCTGGCCGCATTCGGCATCGAGCCGGCGCCGGAGCCGGACCTCACACGCTGGAAGCGCATCGAGGGCGGCATCCGCAATCCCGAGGGCACGGTCACCATTGCCGTCGTCGGCAAATATACCGGCCTGAAGGACGCCTATAAGTCGCTGATCGAGGCGCTGGCCCACGGCGGCATCGCCAATAATGTGCGGGTCAATCTCGACTGGATCGAAAGCGAGATCTTCGAGCGCGAGGATCCGGCACCGTTCCTGGAGCATGTCCACGGCATCCTCGTCCCCGGCGGCTTCGGCCAGCGCGGCGCCGAGGGCAAGATCCGCGCGGCGCAGTTCGCCCGCGAGCGGCGCGTGCCCTATTTCGGCATCTGCTTCGGCATGCAGATGGCGGTGATCGAGGCAACGCGAAACCTCGCCGGCGTTCCGGCGGCAAATTCCACCGAGTTCGGCCCGACCGAGGAGCCGGTGGTCGGCCTGCTCACCGAGTGGCTGCGCGGCAATGAGCTGGAGCGGCGCGGCCTGAACGACAATCTCGGCGGCACCATGCGGCTCGGCGCCTATCCCGCGCACCTTGCTGAGGGCAGCCGGGTTTCCGAGGTCTATCATTCCACCGACATCTCGGAGCGCCATCGTCACCGCTACGAGGTGAACCTTGCCTATCGCGACCGACTGGAGGCGTGCGGCATGCGCTTCTCCGGCATGTCGCCGGACGGATTGCTGCCGGAGATCATCGAATATCCGGACCATCCATGGTTCATCGGGGTACAGTTCCACCCCGAGCTGAAGTCCCGGCCGTTCGCCCCGCATCCGCTGTTCGCCTCGTTCGTCGGTGCGGCGGTGGTGCAGAGCCGGCTGTTCTGA
- the secG gene encoding preprotein translocase subunit SecG: MQTVLIVIHLMVVLALIGVVLIQRSEGGGLGIGGGGGGGGFFSARGSANVLTRATAILAGLFFITSISLTVLAGWGRGPSTIFTPSGTTAPGLPGQPAPGGSVLDQLKGAQPAPTAPAAPAGPQVPQSQ; encoded by the coding sequence ATGCAGACCGTACTCATCGTCATCCACCTCATGGTGGTGCTGGCGCTCATTGGCGTCGTGCTGATCCAGCGCTCCGAAGGGGGCGGGCTCGGCATCGGTGGCGGCGGCGGGGGAGGGGGCTTCTTCAGTGCCCGCGGTTCCGCCAATGTGCTGACGCGGGCAACCGCGATCCTCGCTGGCCTGTTCTTCATCACCAGCATCTCGCTCACCGTGCTCGCAGGCTGGGGCCGCGGCCCGTCCACCATCTTCACGCCGTCGGGCACCACGGCTCCGGGTCTGCCGGGCCAGCCGGCGCCGGGCGGCTCGGTGCTCGACCAGCTCAAGGGCGCGCAGCCCGCACCGACGGCGCCCGCCGCTCCGGCCGGCCCGCAGGTTCCCCAGTCCCAGTGA
- the tpiA gene encoding triose-phosphate isomerase, which produces MTRRPLVAGNWKMNGLRASVVELEAMIAAYDSHLQARAELLICPPATLLASFPAVAAGSGLAIGAQDCHPAPCGAHTGDISAEMIADAGAGFVILGHSERRADHGETDSLVRLKAEAARRAGLVAIVCVGESEAERDAGRALEIVVGQLAGSIPDGATGADLVVAYEPIWAIGTGRTPSEADIVEMHGAMRAALRERFGAEAEGIRLLYGGSVKPENAGTILKLEDVDGALVGGASLKAASFIAIARAYL; this is translated from the coding sequence ATGACGCGCCGCCCCCTGGTCGCCGGAAACTGGAAGATGAACGGGCTGCGTGCCTCCGTGGTCGAGCTGGAGGCGATGATCGCCGCCTATGACAGCCACCTCCAGGCCAGGGCCGAATTGCTTATCTGCCCGCCGGCGACGCTGCTGGCTTCATTCCCGGCGGTCGCCGCCGGCTCCGGGCTCGCCATCGGCGCCCAGGACTGCCATCCCGCTCCATGCGGCGCCCATACCGGCGACATCTCCGCCGAGATGATCGCGGATGCCGGCGCCGGATTCGTGATTCTCGGCCATTCCGAGCGGCGCGCCGATCATGGCGAGACTGATTCGCTGGTGCGCCTCAAGGCCGAGGCAGCGCGCCGCGCCGGCCTTGTCGCCATCGTCTGCGTCGGCGAGAGCGAGGCCGAGCGCGACGCCGGCCGGGCGCTGGAGATCGTGGTCGGCCAACTCGCCGGCTCCATCCCGGACGGCGCGACGGGCGCGGATCTGGTCGTCGCCTATGAGCCGATCTGGGCCATCGGCACCGGGCGCACGCCATCGGAGGCGGACATCGTGGAGATGCACGGCGCCATGCGCGCAGCCTTGCGCGAGCGCTTCGGCGCGGAGGCGGAGGGCATCCGCCTGCTCTATGGCGGCTCGGTGAAGCCGGAGAACGCCGGCACCATCCTCAAGCTCGAAGATGTCGACGGTGCGCTGGTCGGCGGCGCCAGCCTGAAGGCCGCCTCTTTTATCGCCATCGCGCGCGCCTATCTTTAG
- a CDS encoding SurA N-terminal domain-containing protein, whose amino-acid sequence MLQSLRKHASGFVAKLLMALLIVSFGIWGIADVFRGFGSQTLATIGSTEISAPEFRQLYQERLQQISQQIKRGVAPDQARALGIPDQLLSERLGEAALDDRATRLRLALSDDELAKRIQQNPAFFGPSGAFDHDYFQRLLRSNGFTEARFVSAERKLALRQQLIQSLGGGIELPAVLTSGIQRFENEERSVDYVILNPTPAKDIADPTEDALRAFFEARKVAFKAPEFRKISVLALTPDVVAKTIEISDADVQQVYDANSARFGTPEKRVVQQIVFPNADEAKAAADKLAAGTAFADIVLERKLTPTDVELGTVTRAQIFDKAVADAAFSLPQDGTSGVITGRFGPVIIHVGAITPGSVKPLAEVAGEIRTQLQLQRAQQDLLNKHDQIEDDRAGGAKLTEIATKYGLTVQTLDVDRQGKTADGTAAPDFPGRTDVLSGAFTTDVGAENDPVQIAGTGNQAGGYVWYDVEAITPPRDRTFEEARAQVLERWKQDEAQKALDARVADLKKRIEGGESFAKVAQEAGLELKWANGIRRGRASAGIPQGAIAAVFDAKKGAIGSTPIEDGDSQLLFQVRDVSLPADGTQSAQILDQVRDRMEQDLMTEYLVRLQSDLGVRINRVALDQIVGGGEQAN is encoded by the coding sequence ATGTTGCAGTCCCTGCGTAAGCACGCTTCCGGCTTCGTCGCCAAGCTCCTCATGGCCCTGCTGATCGTCAGCTTCGGCATATGGGGCATCGCGGATGTGTTCCGCGGATTCGGCAGCCAGACGCTCGCCACCATCGGCTCGACCGAGATCTCGGCGCCGGAGTTCCGCCAGCTCTATCAGGAGCGGCTCCAGCAGATCAGCCAGCAGATCAAGCGCGGCGTCGCGCCCGACCAGGCGCGCGCGCTCGGCATTCCCGACCAGTTGCTGAGCGAGCGGCTCGGCGAGGCGGCACTCGACGACCGCGCGACGCGCCTGAGACTCGCGCTCTCCGACGACGAGCTGGCGAAGCGCATCCAGCAGAACCCGGCCTTCTTCGGCCCGTCGGGTGCGTTCGATCATGATTATTTCCAGCGCCTGCTGCGCTCCAACGGCTTCACCGAGGCGCGATTCGTCAGTGCCGAGCGCAAGCTCGCCTTGCGTCAGCAGTTGATCCAGTCGCTGGGTGGCGGCATCGAACTGCCGGCGGTGCTGACCAGCGGCATCCAGCGCTTCGAGAATGAAGAGCGCTCGGTCGACTATGTGATTCTCAATCCGACCCCGGCCAAGGACATTGCCGACCCGACGGAGGATGCGCTGCGCGCCTTCTTCGAGGCCCGCAAGGTGGCGTTCAAGGCGCCGGAGTTCCGCAAGATATCGGTGCTGGCGCTCACCCCCGACGTCGTCGCCAAGACCATCGAGATTTCCGACGCCGACGTGCAGCAGGTCTATGACGCCAATTCCGCGCGTTTCGGCACGCCGGAGAAGCGCGTCGTCCAGCAGATCGTGTTCCCCAATGCCGATGAAGCAAAGGCTGCGGCCGACAAGCTCGCCGCCGGTACCGCGTTCGCCGACATCGTGCTGGAACGCAAGCTGACGCCGACCGATGTCGAGCTCGGCACCGTCACCCGCGCGCAGATCTTCGACAAGGCGGTGGCGGACGCTGCCTTCTCGCTGCCGCAGGACGGCACCAGCGGCGTCATCACCGGGCGCTTCGGGCCGGTCATCATCCATGTCGGCGCCATCACCCCGGGCAGCGTGAAGCCGCTCGCCGAGGTCGCCGGCGAGATTCGCACGCAGCTCCAGTTGCAGCGCGCGCAGCAGGACCTGCTGAACAAGCACGACCAGATCGAGGATGATCGTGCCGGCGGCGCGAAGCTCACCGAGATCGCCACCAAATACGGCCTCACCGTCCAGACGCTCGATGTCGACCGCCAGGGCAAGACGGCGGACGGCACCGCCGCCCCCGACTTCCCGGGCCGCACCGATGTGCTGAGCGGCGCCTTCACCACCGATGTCGGCGCCGAGAACGACCCGGTGCAGATCGCCGGCACCGGCAACCAGGCCGGCGGCTATGTCTGGTACGACGTCGAGGCGATCACCCCGCCGCGCGACCGCACCTTCGAGGAGGCCCGCGCCCAGGTGCTGGAGCGCTGGAAGCAGGACGAGGCGCAGAAGGCGCTCGATGCCCGCGTCGCCGACCTCAAGAAGAGGATCGAGGGCGGCGAGAGCTTCGCCAAGGTCGCGCAGGAGGCCGGGCTGGAGCTGAAATGGGCGAACGGCATCCGTCGCGGCCGCGCTTCCGCAGGCATCCCGCAGGGCGCCATCGCTGCGGTGTTCGATGCCAAGAAGGGCGCCATCGGCTCCACCCCGATCGAGGATGGCGACAGCCAGCTGCTGTTCCAGGTGCGCGACGTCAGCCTGCCGGCCGACGGGACGCAGAGCGCCCAGATCCTCGACCAGGTGCGCGATCGCATGGAACAGGACCTGATGACCGAGTATCTGGTCCGCCTGCAGTCCGATCTCGGCGTGCGCATCAACCGCGTCGCGCTCGACCAGATCGTCGGCGGCGGCGAACAGGCCAACTGA